The genomic region TGGAGGTATATGCATTCCTGAAATGGTACAAAAGGTTACAACTGCACTAATACTCTGCACCTCCCCAGAAACAACTCACAAAGTGCTGATATTTTTACGTCGCTAAATCTGGATGTTTCTGACGTCTCTGAAAGTCTCTGCTCTACTTCTGAAGCCTTTCAACGTCTTCTGCTTTGTTGGCTTTAACCAAAAGACCCTCTGTCCTATTTTgcaaacagaaagacagactTACTCAAGCTCCCACAGGGGGGGGAGAGAtactgaaagagagagaaagaaagaaagaaagaaagaaagaaagaaagaaagaaagacatgagACTCACCAACACTCTCTCTGCTCCCACAAGGCACTGAGGCAGACATGGTCGATCCCTCGCTCCAGGCCGGTTCGCCCTCCGCCTGCATGAACACTCCAaactcatcttcctcctcctcctcctcctcctccttcctcccctcctcagtGGCCACGGTGGAgcccctctcctcctcgcccTGCTGCTCCAGCTCGCTCCCGTGCCTCCTCTTCCCTTCCTGgcctccttctccagctcccGCCGTCACTCTGagcccttcctcctcctccttctcctcctcctcctcctcctcctcaacctcTGCCTCCAGACAGGGCAGGCCGGTTGCCATGGATCCCAGGGGGGGCAGAGAGGGGGGCGGATTAGCCAGGGAGAGCACAAGGGAGGTGGAGGGATCAGCACAGGCGACATTAGTGACGTTAGTGCCGGTCTCTCCGTTTGCTCGGGCGATGCTTGTTTGTCCACAGGTGTCTCCACCCTCCAGTCCATCTGCTGACTCCTGAAACCCCCAACTGTCTCCAAGTGCACCGTTTACtacttcttcatcctcctcctgtgtgGTATTGTCAAAAACGTCCTCCacggtgtgttgttttttgtcgtCATCACCTCTACCATCCCCATCGTCCGGTTCGCCACGggtgctctccctcctccaaaAAGCTTCATCCCCGTCCTCAGGATTTACTCTCTGCTCTGTATTCTCCTCCTGTGACTCCTCTTCTCTATTCTCCCACAGCAGCCAGTCTCCTCGCTCTGCTCCGCAAAGCTCAGTCGTACTATGGTCGCAACGGTTTCCTGTTACAATTCCCTCGTCTTTCTCAAAGATGGGGGGCCCGCCATGTCTAAGAGGTGAAGCATCTCTCACCTCTAGCTGGCCACCGTATTTCACATTctcaaagacaaacagaggTTTTCTGTTCTCGTTCACAGTGTCGTCCTCGTCAGCCACGCAGGTTGGTTCTTGTTGCTTTAATCCGCCAACATCCGGTTCTTCTTTGCCCAGGATCTCGCAGCCTGACGCCCCTTGTTGACACCCCTCAAGGTGATCTTCTTTGCTGTTCCCTTCCTCTCTCAAAACACCACAACTCTCGTGGTCAGCAGTGCAGGTGCTGCCCTCTACAGGAGTGGAGGGCTCGGTGGAGGTTGGGGTGCTGATGGAGGCCGGGCAGGTGGAGGCAGAGACGTCCCGGCAACAGTTGGATACCACCGAGACTTCGTCAGGAGGCTGACTGATGCCCCCTTCCTCCTCGTCGACATCCACCCTCTCCGATCCTTTGTCGGGCTCTCGGTGCTCCTCCGCATGATCAGAAAATCCATTTACAGTCGCTTCTACTTCTTCAAAGGgattttcttttggttttctgtCACCAAAGTCTCTGTTATGTCTTGATGTATCCAGCTCAGAAAGGCTGCAGTTTGtatcctcctctttctctgaaCAGTCGTCCTTGCTGTGGGAGGTTTGCGTCCTCGGCTCATTGCTCTCCACTTCGACACCGCGTCCGCTGTGGGATTCTGCATGAGAGTGGTTTGATTCTGGCTCAGGGTTTGGTGGAGCCAACACAGGGTTAGAGGACTCCAACTCTAAAGTGCGAaggcctccctcctcctcctcctcctcattcttATGCGTCTCCTTCCTCATTCCCCTCACCTCaccgttcagcctgttttggaTTCCTCTTCTTGGACTTTCACCTCCGTCGTGTTCATCCTGGCTTCCCCTCCTCAATGCTCTCTTTCCACACTGAGTGCAGGTTTTGG from Sparus aurata chromosome 2, fSpaAur1.1, whole genome shotgun sequence harbors:
- the LOC115571013 gene encoding uncharacterized protein LOC115571013; protein product: MRPTTSTMLQQNNNNNYPCLNVSSSTREMLQKCSRASLPFPSRLELGLGDLPLIRGLRAWALCSKNRRKAGGLLGGGQAPIAPPAGRGGLTSCPRPADVYLSGEWGRMGYGLPLGLDAGQAGIGALVTVATLKTSEGSGKTQTQCLFLRTEKGSCLYSTAKPGSGAASSVVGGWLRGKTGGGGGGSRDTPAGRRDHGPAPPAQTGANRVRVRSGRRWRKSCNAAGREKAGVSRERQQSSREDPAGEITLEERQEERDKGGPDSKQFPSPQQDIRRARQEKEGALRSPRCCHNASPKTCTQCGKRALRRGSQDEHDGGESPRRGIQNRLNGEVRGMRKETHKNEEEEEEGGLRTLELESSNPVLAPPNPEPESNHSHAESHSGRGVEVESNEPRTQTSHSKDDCSEKEEDTNCSLSELDTSRHNRDFGDRKPKENPFEEVEATVNGFSDHAEEHREPDKGSERVDVDEEEGGISQPPDEVSVVSNCCRDVSASTCPASISTPTSTEPSTPVEGSTCTADHESCGVLREEGNSKEDHLEGCQQGASGCEILGKEEPDVGGLKQQEPTCVADEDDTVNENRKPLFVFENVKYGGQLEVRDASPLRHGGPPIFEKDEGIVTGNRCDHSTTELCGAERGDWLLWENREEESQEENTEQRVNPEDGDEAFWRRESTRGEPDDGDGRGDDDKKQHTVEDVFDNTTQEEDEEVVNGALGDSWGFQESADGLEGGDTCGQTSIARANGETGTNVTNVACADPSTSLVLSLANPPPSLPPLGSMATGLPCLEAEVEEEEEEEEKEEEEGLRVTAGAGEGGQEGKRRHGSELEQQGEEERGSTVATEEGRKEEEEEEEEDEFGVFMQAEGEPAWSEGSTMSASVPCGSRESVALGNHAITGESTHWTPGWTDSSFHQSDDSWSAFPQVLSDERRDVAGQWWPTSAVEESRGRLLTNQNLAAVFAEAFPSLPASSSSDSCDLDAVPTLTQLLRGEAGQDQGLLDSFHDLNKMICQRYKRANGVSRDLLLKTLHLERPHAESRPAPRTANRRLSPGLPSGNQHAQNAAAKRRLSYDYNRNVME